Proteins encoded in a region of the Ralstonia pseudosolanacearum genome:
- the rng gene encoding ribonuclease G, with product MSEDILVNITPQETRVAIVQQAAVQELHIERTLTRGLVGNIYLGKVVRVLPGMQSAFIDIGLERAAFLHVADIWHPREAKDAPATPHVAIEKTLFEGQALTVQVIKDPIGTKGARLSTQISIAGRTLVYLPQDPHIGISQKIGNEIDREALRQRVTRMVPADERGGFIVRTIAEEASDEELANDVAYLRKIWATIRHNATTLPAPSILYQDLNLAQRVLRDFVTDDTRSIQVDSRENYQKLIEFAQEYTPAVVARLTHYTGERPIFDLYNIEAEVERALSRRVDLKSGGYLMIDQTEAMTTIDVNTGGYVGARNFDDTIFKTNLEAAHTIARQLRLRNLGGIIIIDFIDMESSEHRDAVLAELRRALARDRTRITVNSFSQLGLVEMTRKRTRESLAHVLCEQCPVCQGKGQVKTPRTVCYDILREIMRESRQFNPREFRILASQSVIDLFLEEESQHLAMLGDFIGKPISLQVESAAASQEQYDIILM from the coding sequence ATGTCCGAAGACATCCTCGTCAATATCACCCCGCAAGAAACGCGCGTAGCCATCGTCCAGCAGGCCGCCGTCCAGGAACTCCACATCGAACGCACGCTGACGCGCGGGCTGGTCGGCAACATCTATCTCGGCAAGGTCGTGCGCGTGCTGCCGGGCATGCAGTCGGCCTTCATCGACATCGGGCTGGAGCGCGCGGCCTTCCTGCACGTGGCCGACATCTGGCACCCGCGCGAAGCCAAAGACGCCCCGGCCACCCCGCACGTCGCCATCGAGAAGACGCTGTTCGAAGGCCAGGCGCTGACGGTGCAGGTCATCAAGGACCCGATCGGCACCAAGGGCGCGCGGCTGTCCACGCAGATCAGCATCGCCGGCCGCACGCTGGTCTACCTGCCGCAGGACCCGCACATCGGCATCTCGCAGAAGATCGGCAACGAGATCGACCGCGAGGCGCTGCGCCAGCGCGTGACCCGCATGGTGCCGGCCGACGAACGCGGCGGCTTCATCGTGCGCACCATCGCCGAGGAAGCCTCCGACGAAGAGCTGGCCAACGACGTCGCCTACCTGCGCAAGATCTGGGCGACCATCCGCCACAACGCCACCACCCTGCCCGCGCCGTCGATCCTGTACCAGGATCTGAACCTCGCCCAGCGCGTGCTGCGCGATTTCGTGACCGATGACACGCGCAGCATCCAGGTCGATTCGCGCGAGAACTACCAGAAGCTGATCGAGTTCGCACAGGAATACACGCCCGCCGTGGTGGCGCGCCTGACCCACTACACCGGCGAGCGGCCGATCTTCGATCTGTACAACATCGAGGCGGAGGTCGAGCGCGCGCTGTCGCGCCGGGTCGACCTGAAGTCCGGCGGCTACCTGATGATCGACCAGACCGAGGCGATGACGACCATCGACGTCAACACCGGCGGTTACGTGGGCGCGCGCAACTTCGACGACACCATCTTCAAGACCAACCTGGAAGCGGCGCACACCATCGCGCGCCAGCTGCGGCTGCGCAACCTGGGCGGCATCATCATCATCGACTTCATCGACATGGAGTCCAGCGAGCACCGCGACGCCGTGCTGGCCGAGCTGCGCCGCGCGCTGGCGCGCGACCGCACGCGCATCACGGTCAACAGCTTCTCGCAGCTGGGCCTGGTGGAGATGACCCGCAAGCGCACGCGCGAATCGCTCGCGCACGTGCTGTGCGAGCAGTGTCCGGTGTGCCAGGGCAAGGGCCAGGTGAAGACGCCGCGCACGGTGTGCTACGACATCCTGCGCGAGATCATGCGCGAATCCCGCCAGTTCAACCCGCGCGAGTTCCGCATCCTCGCCTCGCAGTCGGTGATCGACCTGTTCCTGGAAGAGGAAAGCCAGCATCTGGCGATGCTGGGCGACTTCATCGGCAAGCCGATCTCGCTGCAGGTGGAGTCGGCGGCGGCTAGCCAGGAGCAGTACGACATCATTTTGATGTGA
- a CDS encoding MalY/PatB family protein, producing the protein MTQNPSVLSPPKTRFDFDTVVDRSHSNSLKWGDSAGAMTDAQAQANPLPMWVADMDFKSPPAVISALHEAVSHGVYGYAAGMTKGYVDAVVGWQQKRFGWDVPPGWVVPIASVIAALKTIVQAFSQAGDSVLIQPPVYAHFHHDVLINGRHVTTAPLQFDGQRYRFDAKVFENAICDNTKIFILSNPHNPTGNVWTEDELCTMGEICLNHGVLVIADEIHCDLVFGAGRKHTPFASLDRRFARNSITCTSASKTFNLAGLQCGNMLIADKIKRDEVVRTIERNHSTRINLLGMVATEAAFTHGADWVDELVAYIAQNQRHFAERINALDAGLKVIDMEALYLAWIDCRALGMTPEQLEDFMLVEGRVWLDRGPKFGVEGHGFMRANLGCPRQTVDLAVERISKALTQR; encoded by the coding sequence ATGACTCAGAATCCAAGTGTGCTGTCACCACCCAAGACCCGCTTTGATTTCGACACCGTGGTCGATCGTAGCCATAGCAATTCACTCAAGTGGGGCGACTCCGCTGGTGCTATGACAGATGCTCAGGCACAAGCCAACCCGCTGCCCATGTGGGTGGCGGACATGGACTTCAAATCGCCGCCGGCGGTGATCAGCGCACTGCATGAAGCCGTCTCGCACGGCGTTTACGGCTACGCGGCAGGCATGACCAAGGGTTACGTGGATGCCGTCGTTGGCTGGCAGCAAAAGCGATTCGGTTGGGACGTGCCTCCGGGGTGGGTCGTGCCGATTGCCAGCGTGATTGCGGCGCTCAAGACGATCGTGCAAGCGTTCTCCCAGGCAGGCGACTCCGTTCTGATCCAACCGCCGGTCTACGCGCACTTTCACCACGACGTGTTGATCAATGGCCGCCACGTGACCACGGCGCCGCTGCAGTTCGATGGCCAGCGCTACCGCTTTGACGCAAAAGTGTTTGAGAACGCGATTTGCGACAACACCAAGATCTTTATCCTCTCCAACCCGCACAACCCGACGGGCAACGTGTGGACAGAGGATGAATTGTGCACCATGGGGGAGATTTGCTTGAACCATGGGGTTCTGGTAATCGCCGATGAAATCCACTGCGACCTAGTCTTTGGTGCAGGAAGGAAGCACACGCCGTTTGCTTCACTCGACAGGCGATTTGCCCGCAACAGCATCACGTGCACGTCAGCGAGCAAAACGTTCAATCTGGCCGGATTGCAGTGCGGCAACATGTTGATTGCCGACAAGATCAAGCGCGACGAAGTCGTCCGCACCATCGAAAGAAACCACAGCACCCGCATCAACCTGCTCGGCATGGTGGCGACCGAAGCCGCCTTTACCCACGGCGCCGACTGGGTGGACGAGCTCGTCGCCTACATCGCGCAGAACCAGCGGCACTTCGCGGAGCGCATCAACGCGCTCGACGCCGGCTTGAAGGTGATCGACATGGAGGCACTCTACCTCGCCTGGATCGACTGCCGCGCACTCGGAATGACGCCGGAGCAGCTTGAAGACTTCATGCTCGTTGAGGGGCGGGTATGGCTGGACAGGGGGCCCAAGTTTGGCGTTGAAGGCCATGGCTTCATGCGGGCGAATCTGGGCTGCCCGCGCCAGACAGTCGACTTGGCGGTCGAGCGGATTTCTAAGGCGCTCACGCAGCGCTAA